The DNA segment tatgtttatatgcatgttatgtgtatatattagtgtgttttgatattgatttaaagtgatcttggtgataaaggaaacaaaacaaagagaaggaagccaactttcaaagatttggcttgaaacaaggtaaggggaatcatccttgatatgttgcatgttttaggcttttgattccttggatttatgttataaatgatgattttgaagttgagaaatgtggttttgccatttgggatgtctatgtgtatgattttgtgcatggtagaaagttgcataatatttacagtttttgccactgagttcgtcccatgttttggctgccttatctattgcattatgagtgctattatatctttttggaaaactctttgaatcctctttccaatgatatatagcttgtatgaattagagatcatttgaactgttaaatattgcatgaacctcAAGGactgttttattaaataaacagaggaggcagttttgccactgacttcattttatgttttgactgtcttatctaaggatatatgagtgctattatatcttgttgaaaagctctttgaatcctctttccaatgatatatatcttgtatgaattggagATAGTTTGGACTAATAAATAtggtatgaaccacaaggactgttttaccaaataaacaggggaggcagtttttgccactgaatgtatctcacgttttgactgctttatctaatgaattatgagtgctattatagcttgttggaaatatcattgaatcctcttttcaacgatatatagcttgtatgaattagaaaccgtttgggctgtgaaattgtatgaaaaagaaggctgcccagTAAATGACtgttttgtgaacagtatttcgtagttttgggcaggaaagaaacaaagaaaggaagaagaaaggaaagaaaggaaagaaaggaaaggaaagaaaggagaaagaaagaaagaaaagaagaaaagaaaaaaaaaaaagaaagaaaagcaagaaaaggaatttggggctcaagagtaatgtctggtgggttatgaataaatttaaatggaagcaaaattagtaagatataagacccgcatgcatgctataaactatgagggggcactttacactacattgcccacagtagggcacgtccgcagtaggacacatccgtagtaggacatagacccacagtagggtctgcttacagtagagcatgctcgcagtagagtttgattcagattcaaaaatggtgtagtgagagaaaagaagagagcttgagcttagaaaagtgccaaatccctatagttagcttccagaaagtatcaaatagacactagatgggacaaagtatgacccaaatagtaaagaatgaactagattacccctttaatctcttatagaggttacgATGtcaggttgagtcccgagagtgggacaggaaaggaaatagtttattgaattctttccccttactgagtgttcttatcactcactcccttttctttcctgattgcaggtacaggtgatcgaggtagctgcgaggtagggtcaggtcagcgtaggtagatccggctggagcaggttatctctagtttatattacatgcatacagtggcatgttcttgtcgacttttgactttttgagattatggtacagttgcatatgattactccctgttttcagatactttcagatgagttttcatatgagtatatacatcttttgttcgcttccagaattttcagttttcttggaatacttcctaaacgtttttaatgatgcgtttattttaaagtatttttaaaaagaaaaaaaaaatagacgctccgaatattaattcgtaacatttctccttcggtggataGTACTTCTGGGGAGGGGTGTTACAGTGCATCTGTCAGTTCATATATTGTCATATCTATTTTCCATGCAAGCAAAGAGATAGAGGTGAATTGTTACTcagaagcaaaagaaaacaacaaacaaagcCTCTTTAGTGTTTATTAGACCAAAGAAATGAATTGTATGTTTAAACAGAAACTCAAAGCTAGTTGTGGCTGTGAGTAAATAGTTCATAAAAATTACTTATTTGGATGTGGCAAAGAGAGAAGGAATAaatagaaagaaacaaaacaagagCCAAGAAAAGATGGGGTTTGAATGAGTGGGTTAACAGCATGGGCAAATCAAAGCCctcattaaataattgaatatactACAACAACTAAAGTTACAATTGCATCAATCAATGGACAAGCACTAATATTCAATTGTAAGGtaatcttaataattttcattttgatgaattagATATATGTTAACATGATTAAATCTCTGGATTGAGGCTACTGCCTCTTTATATAATGTTATTTGTGTACCTTTTAAGGAAtatcattcatttttgtttgttgtatttaataaaattgaggtTTGTTCTTTATAAAACGTTATTGTTAATTGTATTTTAGttcttaagaatttttttcttaataaaattaagtaccTTTGAGCTTAATAATATATGTTTCTTATTCTGAATGATGAGGAATTCTAtagtttttgttgtttcttttttttgttgcttaatgaattttaattgaaataatgatatttatgtgATTCGATTTAATAGATGAGTTATTatagttcaatttagttttagaTTACTGAAAAAAAGGCAGAAGCACATGGGTTTTGAACAAGCTCGATTAAGCTCACCTAGCTCAGCTCATGATCAGAGTCATTGAGCCTACTCAAGTCGAGCTCGCGAGCAGCTTGGCTTGTGAGCGAGCGGAGTTCgagtattgaattttttggcaGCTCGGGCTCATTTTAACAGTAACCAAGCAAAGTTCGAGCTTGAGTTTGGCTTGGCTCAAATCCAACTCTATCCACAGGGCAATCTGCACAATAATTGTGCAACATATTTAACATCAACATAATATTTCTTAATGCACATGCGCATTATAAGTACTAAACACAAAATTCCTAGCTTGACCAAGGTTTCTGCCTGCAAGAGATCCAAAGACATCATCTGCATAATTATCCAAAACGGCAACAGATTCAATCACTACCACATAAAATCAcctaaaaaaaatgcaaactcAAATTGGtaagcttttattttattttttggtgatAAGGAATCCTACCTGCAGTGAAAGCAGAAGAAGACAAACCCACAATCAGAAATACTAAGAGAATTAAGCAGATGCTTCTACTCTGCTATTTAAGCGCAGCATGAGTTATCCGCATAGTCAcataaggaaaataaataattaggtgaTAACTTATAtaaggaaaattaataaatgaatttacATTCCATTATAGAAGAAACTATTCAATTAACTGACAATTTCCTAATTTGTTTAAGATTAATAGATGTGGATATTGATTTGGGAATTAATTGGAAAATACAGGGCAAAACAGAGCTTGGATTTGTAgcggaaaaagaaaaacagacaaGCTGAAGAGGTTTTAGATATCATTTGCAAATTTATAGTCTGATGAATTCTGGTTCATTGAATTTTTCTAGAAATAGCAACGATTAAAATCCTTGCTGCACTActaatgattatgcattatcaatatcacaaataaGTGGGCAATTTCAGTGTGCCAAGGTGGCATGCCGATGAACACTTACCAGAGGAGACACATGCCATATGCTCGTTTATTCTAGGTACTGAATTCCCTCACTCTTGCTGATATAGCTCCAAGGTTGCTGCTTGCATCAACAGAGAAGATGGTGTTTCAGGGGAGGATTTTATCCACAACTCTCTATCTCTACAATTGGGTCAAGCATCCGTGTATTGAAGAGAATATTTAGATGCAgcttatgtttttatatattctctAATTTCTTGCCTGTAGTAAATCAATTTTTACATCATAAACCATTTATGAGTGAGAATAATATGTCAGAGAAGATGCATACCTATCAAGGATGCCTGTTTCTATCAGTCGGTCCTGGTATCACTGAGAAGGTTACATCAAGTCTATGGCTGACTTTATTCAGAAAGAGTTGGGGAAATTCTTATAGCCTGAGGAGGTGCATTTACTTGGTGGATACTTCTTTTCTATAGGGTTCTCTTGCAGAACAAAATcagtatatatattaaattggacTTGCCTGGGTTGTGGTCATTTGGTGGGATAAGCTCTCTACGACATTTCTGACTTCTATATGTGAAACTACAGGAGATTCCAATTGCATTACTATTAGGTTCCATCTTTCTTGTCTACCCTAAATTATGAGGAATGTCATAGTTATTGTCTACCGACTTTCTTGATCTCTAATATCTTACCCTCATCATTGGGTTATGCAAATGATTTGGAGAATATATTCAGCAATCTTACATGTCTTAGGGTCCCAAGGATCACTTAGACTCATGAGAAAGAGTTCACTTTTCCAAAATTTCAACAATCGACTTACGTTCCTATTTTCCTCAGTTGCTGCAAGCCACAAAAAGCCAATTTCGATACAAACTTCAAGCAGCAATATCAAACCCGAGGATAATAGATGAGATAATCCAAGCAGCTGATATAAGCGATCATTGAGAATCTTCTTAATTATAgtcttgaaatattattatgaattttgattatttttgttacGTGTCTATAAGAATTATGTGTGgctaatttctataatttttggGATTGAGAGGGATCTTTCGATCCACTTGAACTTGTAGTTTTTACATTCTTATTAACAAATTTCGTTATGTTTTATATAACGGATGAATTATGTTCTATGTCTAATTTCTACCTCTCGATAGTCTACGTGAACTTACTGAGTTTCATTAGTTTAGCAGCTCAATAGTTGTAGTGGTATTTTAATCGCATTAGTTAATACACTGTTAATATAGGTCAGATTCCCTAGCTTACCTAGATTGTGAAATAAACTTAAGTGTTACTTTGACATCTCGCGCACTTGCGAGCAAAATGCAAAATAAACTAGACAAAAAGTGATTGTATCCCAGATGCTAACTGGGAGCTTTCAATTTTCTGTTTCAAAATTGAAGGATTTTGATTGGCAGCTTTCaattttattcttcattttctaTGTTATTAACACTACAAATTTGaaggattttaattaaaatatatattttataaattattgggTAAATCACtattcccaccaaggtttaattaaaaatatatattttttccttttataatttattacagcaaaatttcataattttttctcctctttcttttcttccttctctctcctttcttttcctctttcttctcttcttccttttcttctttggcTGGCCCAACTGAGATGATGCCCACTATAgccattttcttcaatttccgTCTTTTAAGTGAAAAgctttacttttaaatattattaattaaattggcACCGTCACATACAATATGCAATAATGCAAGTTTAAGTCAAGTCAATAAAGAGAAATGGCAGAGCATCCAATGTACTGTCCAGGAAATGAACTGGAAAGCCAACTTGCATTATTACATACGCTATGTAATGATGCAAGTTTAAGTCAAGTCAATAAAGAGAAATGGCAGAGCATCCAATATATTGTCCAAGAAATTTTTACAGGagcaaaaatttcttttctatggagaaaaatacaaaacttcAGGCAAATCTCCGAGAgttgaaaaaaacaaatagagagatataaaaataaacaagagaaaaaaaaagcacaaagaGAAATTCTCTTAAATGGGTTCTCTATCCTTTCTCTATTTCTTCTACTtcccaataaaaaatttaatctgcTTCTTTATTTATAGGCCAATTTTAATCAATCATGTGGTTGCCAATAAATCTGATGATTTTTTACGCTTCATAAATGGCCTATCGTAATTGATATCCATCACTTTCCAAAAACTCAATGCGAATTTGGctgaaaatttgaagtttcaaAGACATGATTTCGCCACCAATTTTGACTAACAaaaacttttacttttaaatataggccaaacgactatttcccacccaagttttaactcactatcaaaaatatatttacggTAATTCGAAAACTCAAAAATCTATCTATAGactaacttaaaataaaatttttaattatatataaaggtaaaattactattttatcattaaatattaaaaccttAAAAGGGTACTTGGATCTAAGagggaaaaatattactttagtaatctatcttttatcacttatattattttgtttactttatatgtaataaaaaaattctgataatggtgatgtgacaggtaatttttattttattataaatatgttgttgtttattaatttttttaagaataaaaataatcttatttttaattaatataacaaataacataaaaatattttgaaataattatgcTTAaagttatttaagtaaaataatatactaatatttttttattatctctaatcaaacacaataattatttattattatctatttttactaaaatttattaaacgtagtaataatttatatctaataatcctTAAAATAATTGATCTTCaggataattttttaactttgataataaaacattctccAAATCAAATATCTCTTACGGGGCATTTGGTTTGGgcaatgttttattactaaaatagaaatattaccttgaagatagattacttaaaatattactgagtataaatgattactatatttgataaaatttggtaggtataaataattattatgtttggttaaatgtaataaaacattactagtaaattattttacttaaatgcccttgaatataattattttaaaatatttttttatattatttgtcatattaattaaaaataaatttatttttatctcaaaaaattaataaataataatataattataataaactcaagattatctcagtaatctttaaatacctaaggtagtaatagaagattactgtaatattttattattaataaaccaaacaagaaaataaaaaatagattaccaaggtaattttaaaaaccccCCAACCAAACTCCCCTTGAAAGTTAATATAATTCCTCTCATTTTAAAAACGAACACTTGACATGTAGCATGCAATAATGCAAGTTTTAGTCAAGTTTATAAAGAGAAATGGCAGGACATCCAATGCGTTGTCCAAGAATTTTTGTCGAAAAAAGCTCGAAACTTCATGGCGGGTGCATGTGATAGCTCATCATCTGATGACTTTTAGCTCTTCACCTCACCTACCATAATTGCAATCCATATGATTTTGCCACCAACTTTCACTAGTAAAAACtcttactttaaaatattattaattaaatagggCAAATTAAGTcaagtcaataaaaaaaattggcagACAAATCTGGGGATTCttgcaaaaaaattttaaatctaatgcttgaaaaaaaattgctatAATTTATTACAGCAAAATTTCAGTCTTTCTTTtctcctctttcttttcttccttctctctcctttcttttcctctttcttctcttcttccttttcttcttagGCTGGCCCAACTGAGATGGTGTCCACTATacccattttcttcaatttccgtcttttaagtaaaaagttttacttttaaatattattaattaaataggcACCGTCACATACAATATGCAATAATGCAAATTTAAAAGTCAATAAAGAGGAATGGCAGAGCATCCAATGTATTGTCCAAGGAATTTTTACAGGagcaaaaatttcttttctacggagaaaaatacaaaacttcAGGCAAATCTCcaagagttgaaaaaaaaatagagagatataaaaataaacaagagaaaaagaaagcacaAAGATTACATAAAGAGAAATTCTCTTAAATGGGTTctctatcattttattatttcttttacttttcaaaaaagACTTCATCTACTTCTTTATTTATAGGCCGATTATTACAAAACATGTGGTTATCAATAAATGtgatgatttttttctcttcataaaTGGCTTATCATAATTGATATCCATCACTTTTCAAAAGCTGAGCGCGAATTTTGGCTGAAAATTTGAAGGTTTAAAGACTCGATTTTGCCACCAATTTTGACTAACAaaaacttttacttttaaatataggccaaaagactatttctcacccaagtttgttacttttaaatataaccCAATCTTAAAAACATATTCACAgtaattcaaaacttaaaaatttaccCATAGACTAAtcttagataaaatttttaattatatataagtgtaaaatcgttattttatcattaaacattaaaactttaaaagggTATTTGAATCTGAGAGGAAAAAAGATTACTCTAGTGATTTATCTTTTaacacttatattattttgtttaatttataagtaacaaaagattttatttatattacttaggataaaaataatcatatttttaattaatataacaaataatataaaaaatactttggaataattatacctaaaaatatttaaataaaataatatactaatattttttattatttctaatcaaatacaataattatttatatttatctatttttactagaatttattaaatataataataaattatactcagtaattcttaaaataatttattttcaaagtaatcttttaattttgattataaaacaTTCTCCAAACTAAATATcccttaaaaattaacattgttTTCCTcctatttaaaaaatgaacactTCACACGTACTATGCAATAATGCAAGTTTAAGTCACATACGCTATGCAATAATGCAAGTTCAAGTCAAGTCAATAAAGAGAGATGGCAGAGCATCCAATGCATTGTCTAGGAAATGACCTGGAAAGCCAACTTCTAATGCTCGAAACTTCGTGGTGGGTGCATGTGATAGCTCATCATCCAATGCATAATTTCTTTTCTAGggagaaaaatacaaaatataaggACAAATTTCTAACAGAGactacacaaaaaaaaaaattctcttgttaaaaaaaaataacttcatCAGCTCTCTTATTTATAGGTTAATTCTAATTAATCAGAGTTGTTACAAATCATGTGGCTGTTAATAAATCTGATGAGTCTTTACTCTTCATAAATGACCAACCATAATTAACATCCACCACTTTTCAAAAGCTGAACATTAATttggaataaaaattttgtGGGATTAAACACATGATTTTGCCaccaaatttcattaaaaaaaacttttacttttaaatattattaattaaaaagggCACCGATACATGCATTATGCAAGTTTTAGTCAAGTCAATAAAGAGAAATGGCAGGGTATCCAATGCCTTGATTTTTGCTAAAAATGGGGCGAAATTTGTTTGCTGGTAGCTCGAAACTTCTTGGTGCATGCATGGGATAGAGTAAACCAAACTAGCTCATTATTGTCTTTCAAGTAATTCGAGTCTATGGTCTGGGTTATCTTATCTTGATCTCGCTACTGCCTGAAAAAATACAAGTTTATTTTCGTCTTTCAAGTAATTAGAGTAAACCGGTGTCGACGGCGTTCGCCAGAGCCTTCCTCTTCATCCTCCTCCACGTAAAATAGTGGGTCTCCTAACCCtaagagaagaagaaaccaGACTAGCTCAGTTATCATTGGTAATTAATTTCTGATTCACTGCCAGTAAATCGGAACAATCAGCAGATCTTATTTAAACTACATGTAAgcagatttttaattttctctgcAAGTTCATGCAATGAGTGAAATTCACGACAATGGTAAAAttcctaaatattatttaaactatacTAGTTCCAAGTGTGTGCGGACTTGATGCAGTAAATTTTCATATAGAGTTATCCTTGTTAACCTTTGTCTTGGTTTTCTCTGTAGTGTGAAGAGTGAGACCGGATTCCTTAGCTCTATCCGACAGATCTGATCAAAGCCCCTCATCAGTTCAAGTTGATGGCTTCTTCTTCCAATAATCCAGACGTAAAGTATGATGTTTTCCTTAGTTTTAGAGGCAAGGACACCCGGAATAATTTTACAAGCCGTCTGGACGCAGCTTTGCGTCGtaaaatgattcaaactttCATCGATGACGGACtcgagagaagagaagaaatttCACCATCTCTATTGGAGGCAATTGAACGGTCAATGATTTCTGTTGTCGTTTTGTCAGAAAATTATGCCTCTTCCAGATGGTGCTTAGAAGAACTTGCAAAGATCCTTGACTGCAAAAAAAGGTTCGGACAGATGGTAATACCAATTTTCTATCACGTTGATCCATCACATGTGAGGAATCAAACTGGAGCTTTTGGGAAAGCATTTGACGCACTCAAAAAGCGTTTTGAGGGGAGGTTAGATGTGCTACAGAGATTTATTTTTGGGCGCTCCCCCCCCCTGTTTTACCCAAAACAGGAAAATGATCTGCTACAGAGATGGGAGACTGCTTTGATGGAAGTAGGCAAAATCTCTGGAATTACTACAGATAGCAAGTACGTATATATTTTACTTAGTtctctttgaaaatattttactttgtgCTATATTTTTTAAGCCAACtaaggaaaagaaatataattttatttggagAAACTTTCTTAACGGAGAAGAGACATATCTTTTATCAAGTAACAAATTGGTTAGGTCAGCTATTGAAATGAAACATGAGATGTCTTTCtgtctcttatttatttatactaactaatggtttttttaatctttttaggCGTGAATCTGAACTCATAGAAGAAATTGTTACGGATATATTAAAAAGACTAACAAAAATGTCTCCAAGTGCTCACAGTGACCTAATTGGAGTAGAATCTACCATCAAAGAAATTGAGTCTTTGTTGGAAATTGGATCCAACGATGTTTGTATTGTCGGGATTTGGGGCATCGGTGGAATAGGCAAGACATCTATAAGTCGTGGAATATTCAACAAACATTGGAGATATTTTGAAGGTTCTTACTTCGCTGAAAATGTTAGGGAAGAATCAGAAAGGAGGGGACTAACTTTCTTGCGTGAAGAACTTTTTTGCAAAATATTAGAGGATAGATATGCCAACATAGGGCTCACCCTCACAAAAGAAAGACTTGCCCATAAGAAGgttttcattgtttttgatgatgtgacTTCTTTagaccaaataaaaaatttaattggagATCTCAAATGTTTAGGTTTAGGAAGTCGAATCATTATAACATCACGAGATAAACAAGTTCTTAACAATTTTTGTGGGGCAGATAAGATATACGAGCTTGAGAGATTACATCATCTCAAAGCTCTTCAGCTTTTTAGTCGTCATGCCTTCAAACACAATGGGGATACAATTAAAGAGTACATGGAGCTATCAGAATGGATGGTAACATATGCTAAAGGTGTCCCATTAGCTCTTAAAGTTTTGGGCTCTTTTCTATTAGGAAAGACAAAAAGAGAATGGGTAAGTGCAGTGGATAAATTAAAAAGATGTCCTCATAAGGATATCCAAAGTGTGTTGAAAATAAACTTTGAAGAGATAAGTTAGTCATATGAAGACCCTGTAATATGTTAATAAATCAATGTCTAGATGAATTATGTTGTTTAGATATATAgtcatataatatgaattatggttgaatttaaattgagaatgttTAAGCTCGAAAGGGCCAAAACAAGTTCAACTCAAGTGAACTCGAtcttaaactcaaatttcagagttaaatatttttgagttcaaattttagaattattaataagtctaaaatatttcgaTGCTAATTgactaaaatgatatcgttttaactaatatgtatcaaaatgacattattttagtaattttttacttGGTTGTAATACTGAGTCAAACTCAAAGTTTGGTtgaagctcaaacttgagctcaatttCCCTCAAAtgagttaaacttaaacaaGTTTGAAAAGAGTTTAACTTGATTCGAATATAATCTTAACACAAATAAGCAAATTCACACTTTAAACATTTAGACAAACATCTTTCTAGATAAGAAAGGATGTATTGTTTGATTGCCTCTACACATTTGCCATCAAATGAGATACAAATTGCTATAATAGGCATTAGATATAATCATCACCTTGCTAACCAAaacaaattatatcttatttgattCAGAATAGTTGTACCATTTCAAAGACACAGTAaatgcaaaataattaaattggttAGATAGTATGTATCACATTATATCTGAAGCTGTGGCGTTGCACCCAACTATCTTCATCGTGTACAAATTTTGGGTACACCCGTCCCTTTAATCAAATGCAAAccaaaaaacaatttgaaactTAGCAAGTAGGAGTTTAGGAATGGATTAAACTtagggtgggaataagtcttttggccttacaaTTATCTAAGATTACT comes from the Mangifera indica cultivar Alphonso unplaced genomic scaffold, CATAS_Mindica_2.1 Un_0002, whole genome shotgun sequence genome and includes:
- the LOC123205118 gene encoding disease resistance protein RUN1-like, translating into MASSSNNPDVKYDVFLSFRGKDTRNNFTSRLDAALRRKMIQTFIDDGLERREEISPSLLEAIERSMISVVVLSENYASSRWCLEELAKILDCKKRFGQMVIPIFYHVDPSHVRNQTGAFGKAFDALKKRFEGRLDVLQRFIFGRSPPLFYPKQENDLLQRWETALMEVGKISGITTDSKRESELIEEIVTDILKRLTKMSPSAHSDLIGVESTIKEIESLLEIGSNDVCIVGIWGIGGIGKTSISRGIFNKHWRYFEGSYFAENVREESERRGLTFLREELFCKILEDRYANIGLTLTKERLAHKKVFIVFDDVTSLDQIKNLIGDLKCLGLGSRIIITSRDKQVLNNFCGADKIYELERLHHLKALQLFSRHAFKHNGDTIKEYMELSEWMVTYAKGVPLALKVLGSFLLGKTKREWVSAVDKLKRCPHKDIQSVLKINFEEIS